The Microbacterium sp. LWO12-1.2 genome includes a window with the following:
- a CDS encoding YegP family protein: MAGKFELYTDKSGEYRFRLKAGNDEVIATSEGYSSKSGALDGIASVQRNAPGAEVVEV, encoded by the coding sequence ATGGCAGGCAAGTTCGAGCTGTACACCGACAAGTCCGGCGAGTACCGGTTCCGTCTGAAGGCAGGCAACGACGAGGTCATCGCCACGAGCGAGGGCTACTCCTCGAAGTCCGGCGCGTTGGACGGCATCGCATCCGTCCAGCGCAATGCCCCCGGTGCCGAGGTCGTCGAGGTCTGA
- a CDS encoding amino acid ABC transporter ATP-binding protein → MITDLIDVHAPAIDLQGLVKSFGDNEVLKGIDLTVTAGEVVCVIGPSGSGKSTLLRSVNLLEVPTGGKVLIEGIDITDPDVDIDRVRTRIGMVFQSFNLFPHLDVMGNLMIAQQRVKKRSKVEAEKVAKEMLARVGLSEKADAFPGHLSGGQQQRVAIARALCMNPDMMLFDEPTSALDPELVGEVLQVMRKLADEGMTMLVVTHEMGFAREVGSRLIFMDGGHIVEEGDPREVLGNPQHPRTKDFLARVL, encoded by the coding sequence ATGATCACCGACCTGATTGATGTGCACGCCCCGGCGATCGACCTGCAGGGGCTCGTGAAGTCGTTCGGTGACAACGAGGTGCTCAAGGGCATCGACCTCACCGTCACCGCCGGCGAAGTGGTCTGCGTGATCGGCCCCTCGGGTTCTGGCAAGTCGACGCTGCTGCGTTCGGTCAACCTGCTCGAGGTGCCGACCGGGGGCAAGGTGCTGATCGAGGGGATCGACATCACCGACCCCGACGTCGACATCGACCGTGTGCGCACCCGCATCGGCATGGTGTTCCAGAGCTTCAACCTGTTCCCGCACCTCGACGTCATGGGCAACCTCATGATCGCGCAGCAGCGCGTCAAGAAGCGCTCCAAGGTCGAGGCCGAGAAGGTCGCGAAGGAGATGCTCGCCCGTGTCGGACTGTCGGAGAAGGCGGATGCGTTCCCCGGCCACCTGTCCGGCGGGCAGCAGCAGCGCGTGGCGATCGCCCGTGCGCTCTGCATGAACCCCGACATGATGCTGTTCGACGAGCCGACCTCGGCGCTCGACCCCGAACTCGTCGGTGAGGTGCTGCAGGTGATGCGCAAGCTCGCCGATGAGGGCATGACGATGCTCGTCGTGACGCACGAGATGGGCTTCGCTCGTGAGGTCGGGTCGCGCCTGATCTTCATGGACGGCGGACACATCGTCGAAGAGGGCGACCCGCGTGAGGTGCTGGGCAACCCGCAGCATCCGCGTACGAAGGACTTCCTCGCACGCGTGCTCTGA
- a CDS encoding amino acid ABC transporter permease has protein sequence MALRRTTKSKLYRYIVYAVLIAIVVWAIVGTDWAKIGPLFFNPEIAIKMFPGIITTALVNTLWFTAVAFIAGLLLGIVLALLKLSSIGPFRWIATAWIELFRGLPAILTIFAVAFILPIASGIPGKDLGGPVVLGLVGLVLVASAYMAETIRAGIQAVPKGQTEAARSLGMSPMKTTFWIIVPQGFRIIIPPLTNEFVLLLKDTSLLFIAGTFIWSKELTNFARDASTQNSNATPLILAAVLYLIVTIPLTRFSAWLERRMAKQR, from the coding sequence ATGGCGTTGAGGCGCACCACCAAGAGCAAGCTGTACCGGTACATCGTCTATGCGGTGCTGATCGCGATCGTCGTCTGGGCGATCGTCGGCACCGACTGGGCGAAGATCGGACCGCTGTTCTTCAACCCCGAGATCGCGATCAAGATGTTCCCGGGGATCATCACGACGGCGCTCGTGAACACCCTGTGGTTCACCGCGGTGGCGTTCATCGCGGGTCTGCTGCTCGGTATCGTGCTGGCACTGCTGAAGCTGTCGAGCATCGGACCGTTCCGCTGGATCGCCACGGCCTGGATCGAGTTGTTCCGCGGACTTCCCGCGATCCTCACGATCTTCGCCGTGGCGTTCATCCTGCCGATCGCCTCCGGCATTCCGGGCAAGGATCTCGGTGGTCCGGTCGTGCTGGGACTCGTCGGTCTCGTGCTCGTCGCCTCGGCATACATGGCCGAGACGATCCGCGCCGGCATCCAGGCGGTTCCGAAGGGACAGACCGAGGCGGCCCGTTCGCTCGGCATGTCGCCGATGAAGACCACGTTCTGGATCATCGTGCCGCAGGGATTCCGCATCATCATCCCTCCGCTCACGAACGAGTTCGTACTGCTGCTGAAGGACACCTCGCTGCTCTTCATCGCCGGCACGTTCATCTGGTCGAAGGAGCTCACGAACTTCGCTCGTGACGCGTCGACGCAGAACTCGAACGCGACCCCGCTGATCCTGGCGGCGGTCCTGTACCTGATCGTGACGATCCCGCTCACGCGCTTCAGTGCGTGGCTCGAACGACGGATGGCGAAGCAGCGATGA